In Caldicellulosiruptor morganii, the following proteins share a genomic window:
- a CDS encoding response regulator transcription factor, producing the protein MPRYLIYVVDDERDILNIIYEYLSNRGYEVKTFEDAASFFKEFEKNQPDVIILDIMLPDMDGYEICRQIRKMSNIPIIMLSAKGEELDKVLGLELGSDDYISKPFSLLELEARIKKVLRRVGKEAFREGNILEFFGIRVDLNQRIVFYKDQKVDLSPKEFETFLLLFKEHSKVLKRSHILEQVWGNPALYDERMVDDVIKRIRKKIVQYNLPVEIKTMWGLGYKLEEKKDED; encoded by the coding sequence ATGCCAAGGTATCTGATATATGTGGTAGATGATGAAAGGGACATTCTGAATATTATTTATGAATATCTTTCAAACAGAGGATACGAAGTTAAAACATTTGAGGATGCAGCAAGTTTTTTCAAAGAATTTGAAAAAAACCAGCCTGATGTTATTATATTGGATATTATGCTACCTGATATGGATGGATATGAGATTTGCAGACAGATAAGAAAAATGAGTAATATACCAATCATCATGCTCTCTGCGAAAGGTGAAGAACTGGACAAGGTTCTGGGACTTGAGCTTGGAAGTGACGATTACATATCAAAGCCGTTTTCACTCCTTGAGCTTGAAGCAAGAATAAAAAAGGTACTGCGAAGGGTTGGGAAAGAGGCTTTTAGAGAAGGGAATATATTGGAGTTTTTTGGAATAAGGGTTGATTTAAATCAAAGAATTGTTTTTTATAAAGACCAAAAGGTTGATTTATCACCCAAAGAGTTTGAAACATTTTTGCTTCTTTTCAAAGAGCATTCAAAGGTGCTGAAAAGGAGCCATATATTGGAACAGGTATGGGGTAACCCGGCTTTATATGACGAAAGAATGGTGGATGATGTTATAAAGAGAATTAGAAAAAAGATTGTACAATACAATCTGCCAGTAGAAATAAAAACTATGTGGGGACTTGGATACAAATTAGAGGAGAAAAAAGATGAAGATTAG
- a CDS encoding HD-GYP domain-containing protein — MKIGVGNLLAAISHLIDIAQGRKEHAPKVTYISLQIANQLNLKKTDTKKIFYASFFHDIGITVAGSGFYSAHTDIELAKNHCILGYEFVRKLPIDQDVAEFIKYHHDFYDGSGAFGQDHSSIPLASQIINIADQIDIRFDWTKAYYLQFEDLKNWLLKNKGVLFNPVLVEAFLEIAEKDKFWLDLYNPQLRDIVLELSYEEEVYFDTQNMLKFSEAIALLIDNKSKFTHLHSQGLSNIVFNIAQILDLDFDTANKLRIAGYLHDLGKMIIPNEILDKPDKLTKEEFYIVKSHPYYTKLILSKIPAFKGEISEWAGNHHERVNGSGYPEKLGINQLSLFDRIVGICDVYQALTEDRPYRKGLPQKEAFSIISDMVNNGLFLKEEFELLKRAVG; from the coding sequence ATGAAGATTGGAGTAGGAAATTTGCTTGCTGCAATTTCACATCTAATTGATATTGCACAGGGAAGGAAAGAACATGCACCAAAGGTTACATACATATCTCTCCAAATTGCAAATCAGCTCAATCTTAAAAAAACTGATACCAAAAAGATTTTCTATGCATCTTTTTTCCATGATATTGGTATAACTGTAGCCGGCAGTGGTTTTTACTCTGCTCATACGGATATAGAACTTGCAAAAAATCATTGTATTTTAGGATATGAGTTTGTAAGAAAACTACCAATAGACCAAGATGTTGCAGAGTTCATTAAGTATCATCATGACTTTTATGACGGTTCTGGTGCATTTGGTCAGGACCACAGCTCAATACCATTGGCCTCACAGATTATAAACATAGCTGACCAAATTGACATCAGATTTGATTGGACAAAAGCATATTATCTTCAATTTGAGGATTTAAAAAACTGGCTGCTTAAAAATAAAGGTGTATTGTTTAATCCAGTTCTTGTTGAAGCCTTTTTGGAAATTGCCGAGAAGGATAAGTTCTGGCTTGACCTTTATAATCCTCAATTGAGGGATATTGTTTTAGAGTTGTCTTACGAAGAAGAGGTCTATTTTGATACCCAAAACATGTTGAAATTCTCTGAAGCAATTGCACTGCTGATTGACAATAAGAGTAAGTTTACGCATTTGCATTCTCAAGGTCTTTCAAATATCGTATTTAACATCGCTCAAATTTTGGACCTGGATTTTGATACAGCCAATAAACTCAGGATTGCTGGATACCTACATGATTTGGGAAAGATGATTATACCAAATGAAATTTTAGATAAACCCGATAAGCTGACAAAGGAAGAATTTTACATAGTAAAGTCGCATCCTTATTATACAAAACTAATTCTTTCTAAAATACCTGCTTTTAAAGGCGAAATTTCAGAATGGGCAGGAAATCACCATGAAAGGGTAAATGGAAGCGGATATCCAGAAAAACTTGGAATAAATCAACTTTCCTTGTTTGATAGAATAGTGGGAATATGTGATGTATATCAAGCTCTGACTGAAGATAGACCATACCGAAAAGGTTTACCTCAAAAAGAGGCATTCAGTATAATATCTGATATGGTAAACAATGGATTGTTCTTGAAAGAGGAATTTGAACTATTAAAAAGAGCAGTAGGGTAA
- a CDS encoding phosphoglucomutase/phosphomannomutase family protein encodes MIKFGTDGWRAVISKDYTFDNVKIVAQAIADYIKEIDDKRPVLVGYDTRFMSEEYARLCAGVLVANGIKTYLTKKPTPTPVVSFTVKNMNLAGAIMITASHNPPQWNGIKFKGDYGGSALPSIIAEIEKHLYKNEVKFVEPEESNLFSFIDADRDYFEHIEKLVNFDVIFKAKPFAIIDPMHGAGVGYVKTLLEKYGIKHVQIRDERNPYFGGVNPEPIYKNLGKLIDAVVQNKADIGLATDGDADRIGAVDEKGEFIDSHRIYALLLRHLVEVKGLKGGVVKTFSTTNMVPILANKYGLKIYETPIGFKYICELFLKEDILIGGEESGGIGIKNHIPERDGILCSLLLLEIMAYHQKPISQILDELFKEIGYHYYDRIDLHLPNEIKEKTLKMISQNTEFAGRKIKEVQTLDGYKYIFEDGSWILFRASGTEPVLRVYTEQFTKEEVKRLLDEAVKLIESMK; translated from the coding sequence ATGATAAAGTTTGGAACAGATGGCTGGAGAGCAGTAATCAGCAAGGATTACACATTTGACAACGTAAAGATTGTTGCTCAAGCAATTGCCGATTATATAAAGGAGATAGATGATAAAAGACCAGTTTTGGTTGGCTATGATACAAGGTTTATGTCTGAAGAATATGCAAGGCTTTGTGCAGGAGTACTTGTTGCAAACGGCATAAAGACATATCTTACAAAAAAGCCGACTCCAACACCAGTTGTGTCATTTACTGTAAAGAACATGAATTTAGCCGGTGCTATAATGATTACAGCAAGCCACAATCCACCGCAGTGGAATGGAATAAAATTTAAAGGTGATTATGGTGGGTCTGCTCTTCCTTCTATTATCGCAGAAATTGAAAAACACCTTTACAAAAATGAAGTAAAATTTGTTGAACCTGAAGAAAGCAATCTATTCTCTTTTATAGATGCTGACAGAGACTATTTTGAACATATTGAAAAATTGGTAAACTTTGATGTTATTTTTAAAGCAAAGCCATTTGCAATAATTGATCCTATGCACGGAGCAGGAGTCGGATATGTTAAAACCCTGTTAGAAAAATATGGCATTAAACATGTTCAGATAAGAGATGAAAGAAACCCTTACTTTGGTGGAGTTAATCCAGAACCAATTTACAAAAACCTTGGAAAATTGATTGATGCTGTTGTCCAAAATAAAGCTGACATAGGTCTTGCAACAGATGGAGATGCAGACAGAATCGGCGCTGTTGATGAAAAAGGTGAGTTTATTGATTCACACAGAATATATGCACTGCTTTTGCGACATCTGGTAGAGGTTAAAGGTCTGAAGGGCGGGGTTGTAAAGACATTTTCAACAACCAATATGGTACCTATTTTGGCAAACAAATATGGTTTAAAAATCTATGAAACACCAATTGGATTTAAGTATATCTGCGAACTTTTCCTAAAAGAAGATATTCTCATTGGTGGAGAGGAAAGCGGAGGTATTGGAATCAAAAATCACATACCTGAAAGAGACGGAATTCTGTGCAGTTTACTTCTTCTTGAAATTATGGCATACCATCAAAAGCCAATTAGCCAAATACTTGATGAACTCTTTAAAGAAATAGGTTACCATTATTATGACAGAATAGACCTTCACCTGCCAAACGAAATCAAAGAAAAGACTTTAAAGATGATTTCTCAAAACACAGAGTTTGCAGGTAGAAAAATCAAAGAGGTTCAAACACTGGATGGGTATAAATATATATTTGAAGATGGCTCATGGATACTCTTCAGAGCATCTGGCACAGAGCCAGTTTTGAGAGTTTACACAGAACAGTTTACCAAAGAGGAAGTAAAAAGGCTTTTGGATGAGGCTGTGAAGCTTATAGAAAGTATGAAATAA
- a CDS encoding sensor histidine kinase, with product MKIRLKIYLSYLAIIVFIFVTFTIIFYASFKNNIIEQVKTDNLKFARLFESFFVFQDGSARDLKNFELQFEAIDYKLFQDYITVINKDGSIEYTNKNLTVEARVKVMSFFEENKDLDHSFKIGELDGKPYLFTLYRSKSSSHFYVLIISNLERISIFQKRFFTLIFQIVIFTCFVAAIIGIFMSKRMIQGLLKLKEGIEQASSLNFSRKVEVYTKDEIGMIAHEFNKLIEKIDKYNKMQIEFLQNISHELKTPLTSIRGYAEMIKFGLNSQEKLEYATQRIIEHVDRLKYLINQIIDLTKIESLESYFIFEKANIEDIIFDAILSNEGFALSKNIEIIYEPKAKTEIICDKDKLKEAFSNLISNCIRYAKSKVVINVICQKEFFEITVEDDGEGFKDEEVDRIFEKFYKGRRGESGLGLSIAKAIIQKHGFSLEAENKYSGGARFIIKGKICKEQ from the coding sequence ATGAAGATTAGACTCAAAATATATCTTTCGTATCTGGCTATTATAGTGTTTATATTCGTAACATTCACTATAATTTTTTATGCTTCTTTTAAAAATAACATAATCGAACAAGTAAAAACCGATAATCTCAAATTTGCCAGACTCTTTGAGTCATTTTTTGTATTTCAGGATGGTAGTGCAAGGGATTTAAAGAATTTTGAGCTACAATTTGAAGCAATAGACTATAAACTTTTTCAAGATTATATAACAGTAATCAACAAAGATGGTTCAATTGAATATACAAACAAAAATCTAACTGTAGAAGCAAGAGTGAAAGTTATGAGTTTTTTTGAAGAAAACAAAGATTTAGACCATAGCTTTAAAATTGGAGAATTGGACGGAAAACCTTATCTATTTACGCTGTATAGAAGTAAATCCAGCAGTCACTTTTATGTGCTCATTATTAGTAATTTAGAAAGAATTTCAATATTCCAAAAAAGATTTTTTACTCTAATCTTTCAGATAGTGATTTTTACGTGTTTTGTCGCAGCTATAATTGGTATATTTATGTCAAAACGCATGATACAGGGGCTTTTAAAGTTAAAAGAAGGGATAGAACAAGCTTCAAGCCTTAATTTTAGCAGGAAGGTTGAAGTATATACAAAAGACGAAATAGGGATGATAGCTCATGAGTTCAATAAACTTATAGAAAAAATTGATAAATACAATAAGATGCAGATAGAGTTTTTACAGAACATTTCTCATGAACTAAAAACACCGCTAACCTCTATTCGTGGATACGCTGAAATGATAAAATTTGGACTAAATAGTCAGGAAAAGTTGGAATATGCAACACAGAGGATAATAGAGCATGTGGATAGACTGAAATATTTAATAAACCAGATTATTGATCTGACAAAAATAGAATCTCTTGAAAGTTATTTTATTTTTGAAAAAGCAAACATTGAAGATATAATTTTTGATGCTATTTTAAGCAATGAAGGATTTGCTCTCTCAAAGAATATAGAGATAATATATGAGCCAAAGGCTAAAACCGAAATTATTTGTGACAAAGATAAATTAAAAGAAGCATTTTCTAATTTAATTTCAAACTGTATAAGATATGCAAAGAGCAAAGTTGTGATAAATGTAATATGTCAGAAGGAATTTTTTGAAATTACGGTAGAAGATGATGGAGAAGGTTTTAAAGATGAAGAAGTTGATAGGATATTTGAAAAGTTCTATAAAGGCAGGAGAGGAGAAAGCGGCTTAGGGCTTTCAATTGCCAAAGCAATTATACAAAAGCATGGTTTTTCTTTGGAGGCTGAAAACAAATACTCAGGTGGAGCAAGATTTATAATAAAAGGCAAAATCTGTAAAGAGCAGTAG
- the rplD gene encoding 50S ribosomal protein L4: MPKVPVYNIEGQQIGEIELSDSIFNVPVNTHVLHQAVVAHLANRRQGTFAAKTRAEVRGGGRKPWRQKGTGRARQGSIRAPTWRKGGVVFAKKPRDFSIDLPKKVRRLALKCALSSKVKENNLIVLDRWDMNQYRTKEVIRVLKNLGLENEKALIVIPEKNEYLQKSTKNIPEVKTLQVGNLNVFDILKYDKFIILQDAVKKVEEVYA; the protein is encoded by the coding sequence ATGCCAAAGGTTCCGGTTTATAACATAGAAGGTCAGCAGATTGGTGAGATTGAGCTCAGCGACTCAATATTTAATGTGCCAGTAAATACCCATGTTCTGCACCAGGCTGTTGTTGCGCACCTTGCAAACAGACGCCAGGGAACATTTGCGGCAAAGACAAGAGCAGAAGTTCGTGGTGGTGGTCGAAAGCCCTGGAGGCAGAAAGGTACAGGTAGAGCAAGGCAGGGTTCTATCAGAGCTCCAACATGGAGAAAAGGTGGCGTTGTATTTGCTAAAAAACCAAGAGATTTTTCAATAGACCTGCCAAAGAAGGTAAGAAGACTTGCTTTGAAATGTGCACTGTCTTCCAAGGTAAAAGAGAACAATCTCATTGTTCTTGACAGGTGGGACATGAATCAGTACAGAACAAAAGAAGTGATAAGAGTTTTGAAAAATTTAGGGCTTGAGAATGAAAAAGCGTTAATAGTTATTCCAGAGAAGAACGAGTATTTGCAAAAATCGACAAAGAACATTCCAGAAGTCAAGACTCTTCAGGTAGGAAACTTGAATGTATTTGACATACTGAAATATGATAAATTTATAATCCTCCAGGATGCTGTGAAGAAAGTAGAGGAGGTGTATGCATAA
- the rplB gene encoding 50S ribosomal protein L2, with translation MGIIVYKPTSPGRRNASVLNYKEIITKTEPEKSLVFTKKKWAGRNNQGKITVRHRGGGHKKKIRIVDFKRDKDGIPAKVEAIEYDPNRTAFLALLCYADGERRYILAPEGLKVGDTVMSGPDADIKVGNALPLKNIPVGTMIHNIELHPGRGGQLAKSAGAVAQLMAKEGKYALIRLPSGELRYVSQECRATIGQVGNLDHENVRLGKAGRKRWMGIRPTVRGSAMNPVDHPHGGGEGKAPIGHPGPLTPWGKPTLGYKTRKKNKPSDKFIVKRRK, from the coding sequence GTGGGTATAATAGTCTACAAACCTACATCACCGGGCCGCAGAAACGCATCAGTTTTGAATTACAAAGAAATTATTACAAAAACTGAACCTGAAAAATCATTGGTATTCACAAAAAAGAAATGGGCAGGTAGAAACAATCAGGGAAAAATCACTGTTCGACATAGAGGCGGCGGACATAAGAAAAAAATAAGAATTGTTGATTTCAAAAGAGATAAAGATGGGATTCCGGCAAAGGTAGAAGCAATTGAGTATGACCCAAACAGAACAGCTTTTCTTGCACTTTTGTGCTATGCGGATGGTGAGAGAAGATATATCTTGGCGCCTGAAGGCTTAAAAGTTGGGGATACTGTAATGTCAGGACCTGATGCTGATATCAAGGTTGGTAACGCATTGCCGCTCAAGAATATCCCTGTTGGAACAATGATACACAACATTGAGCTGCATCCAGGAAGAGGCGGGCAGCTTGCAAAGAGTGCAGGAGCTGTTGCACAGCTTATGGCAAAGGAAGGCAAGTATGCGCTGATAAGACTTCCATCCGGTGAGCTCAGATATGTAAGCCAGGAGTGCCGGGCTACAATAGGTCAGGTTGGAAACTTGGACCATGAGAATGTCAGATTAGGAAAAGCAGGACGTAAAAGATGGATGGGTATCAGACCAACAGTTAGAGGTTCTGCGATGAACCCTGTTGACCATCCACACGGTGGTGGTGAGGGTAAAGCACCAATTGGGCATCCAGGACCGCTAACACCATGGGGTAAACCTACACTTGGTTACAAGACAAGAAAGAAGAACAAACCGTCAGATAAGTTTATTGTCAAGAGAAGAAAGTAA
- the rplV gene encoding 50S ribosomal protein L22 — MGKAVNATNSEKKATATLRYAMISPRKVRIVIDLIRNKPVQEALNILKFIPKRGARFVEKVLKSAIANAENNHNMNVEKLYIAEIYANGGPMLKRIRPRAQGRAFLIRKRTSHITVVLKERE; from the coding sequence GTGGGAAAGGCAGTAAATGCAACCAACAGCGAAAAAAAAGCAACTGCTACCTTGCGCTATGCGATGATATCGCCAAGAAAGGTTAGAATAGTAATTGACCTTATCAGAAATAAACCTGTTCAAGAAGCTTTAAATATATTAAAATTTATACCAAAAAGAGGCGCAAGATTTGTAGAAAAGGTTTTAAAGTCAGCAATTGCCAATGCAGAAAACAATCATAATATGAATGTTGAAAAACTCTATATAGCTGAGATTTATGCAAATGGTGGACCAATGCTCAAGAGAATAAGACCAAGAGCGCAGGGAAGAGCATTCTTAATTAGAAAGAGAACAAGCCATATTACAGTTGTACTCAAAGAAAGAGAGTAA
- the rpsS gene encoding 30S ribosomal protein S19 produces the protein MGRSLKKGPYCDPKLLKKIEKLNQNNEKKVIKTWSRRSTILPQMVGHTIAVYDGRKHVPVYITEEMVGHKLGEFAPTRTFKGHGHHTERSTALK, from the coding sequence GTGGGTAGATCTTTAAAGAAAGGTCCTTATTGTGACCCAAAACTATTAAAAAAGATTGAGAAGTTAAATCAAAACAATGAAAAGAAAGTTATCAAGACATGGTCTCGAAGATCAACAATTTTACCTCAAATGGTTGGGCATACAATTGCTGTTTATGACGGTAGAAAGCATGTACCTGTTTATATAACAGAGGAGATGGTGGGGCATAAGCTTGGTGAGTTTGCTCCCACAAGAACATTTAAAGGACATGGTCATCATACAGAAAGGTCGACTGCATTGAAGTAA
- the rpsJ gene encoding 30S ribosomal protein S10 → MSKAQRMRIKLKSFDYKLLEQSAKKIVETAKNTGAEVSGPVPLPTDREVITIIRAPHKYKDSREQFEIKTHKRLIDIIKPTQKTVDALMRVELPAGVDIEIKLKEV, encoded by the coding sequence ATGTCAAAAGCTCAGAGAATGAGAATTAAGCTAAAATCATTTGATTACAAGCTATTAGAACAATCAGCCAAAAAGATTGTAGAAACAGCTAAGAACACGGGCGCAGAGGTATCAGGACCAGTACCGCTGCCAACAGACAGAGAGGTTATTACAATCATCAGAGCACCGCACAAATACAAGGATTCACGTGAACAGTTTGAGATTAAAACTCACAAAAGACTTATTGATATTATCAAGCCCACACAAAAAACAGTTGATGCACTTATGCGTGTAGAGCTCCCTGCAGGTGTTGACATCGAGATTAAGCTAAAGGAGGTGTAA
- the rplW gene encoding 50S ribosomal protein L23, with protein MLPEEIIKRPIVTEKSISMIPQKKYTFEVDRRANKIEIKKAVEQLFGVEVEKVWTMNVKPKRKRVGRFEGKTKAWKKAIVKLKENSKTIEFFDSLI; from the coding sequence ATGTTGCCAGAAGAAATAATCAAAAGACCGATTGTGACTGAAAAAAGCATAAGCATGATTCCACAGAAAAAGTACACATTTGAAGTTGACAGAAGAGCAAATAAAATTGAGATAAAAAAAGCTGTTGAACAGCTTTTTGGTGTTGAGGTAGAAAAGGTGTGGACAATGAACGTAAAGCCAAAGAGAAAGAGAGTAGGGAGATTTGAAGGAAAAACAAAGGCATGGAAGAAAGCCATTGTAAAGCTGAAGGAGAATAGCAAAACAATAGAATTCTTTGATAGTTTGATATAA
- the rplC gene encoding 50S ribosomal protein L3, giving the protein MTKGILGKKIGMTQVFDETGKVIPVTVIEAGPCVVVRKKTVEKDGYSAIQVGFEDIKENKLNKPLKGHFAKHGVKPKRYLRELRLKDADKYEVGQEIRVDIFSPGERVDVTGISKAKGFQGVIKRHGQQRGPMSHGSMYHRRVGSMGSNTFPARTFPGKKMPGRMGGERVTVLNLQVVKVDPERNLLLVKGSVPGNKNSLLIIRDSVKSK; this is encoded by the coding sequence ATGACAAAAGGTATACTTGGTAAAAAAATAGGCATGACACAGGTTTTCGATGAGACAGGGAAAGTAATACCTGTTACAGTAATTGAAGCAGGTCCGTGTGTAGTTGTCCGGAAAAAGACTGTAGAGAAAGACGGCTATTCTGCTATTCAAGTAGGTTTTGAAGATATAAAAGAAAACAAGTTAAACAAGCCGCTAAAAGGGCACTTTGCCAAACACGGAGTAAAACCAAAAAGATATTTGAGAGAATTGAGGCTCAAAGATGCAGATAAGTATGAGGTTGGACAGGAAATAAGAGTGGATATCTTTTCACCTGGTGAGAGAGTAGATGTAACTGGTATTTCAAAAGCAAAAGGTTTTCAGGGTGTTATCAAAAGACACGGTCAGCAAAGAGGTCCTATGAGCCATGGTTCTATGTATCACAGAAGGGTAGGTTCAATGGGTTCTAACACATTCCCTGCAAGGACATTCCCGGGTAAAAAGATGCCTGGTAGAATGGGCGGGGAAAGAGTAACAGTTTTAAACTTGCAGGTTGTAAAAGTTGACCCGGAGAGGAACTTGCTTTTGGTTAAAGGAAGTGTTCCAGGTAACAAAAATTCACTTTTAATAATCAGAGACTCAGTGAAAAGCAAATAA